In Risungbinella massiliensis, a single window of DNA contains:
- a CDS encoding DUF2339 domain-containing protein, giving the protein MGFFVFLLMIAQIYFYFEQKKGKEKSEQLEQELWKLHKELWLLKQEQHSTGKPNPIPSSKQSKPIAEKEQVAPPEPIVPFPQPVFPTQERSIGAEPVPTQRPTEQVDSPSVSASTEESTVNTPEAPPVTGEPRKRSFLPEWWEEEWEMLVGGKLLNRIGAIALVIGIGFFLKYAFDHDWISEPIRLVIGMAVGGIMLWLGAYTRKKGLPIFAQGAVGVGIATMYLTVYAADNFYGLISPIVAVIWMSGVTLLAFQQAISYNSIATSWIAWFGGAWTPFLFSAEPTSPLGFYLYFTLFTATVLAILSKKPAWVSIYIAHVPVSYIAYLVVGIQFEDAFVWNAIALVVLWVLFMIFEYRRQKESGKWLVGYSYLHPILMLLISMTFISEADSILDKRTQFAIGTFVVGFLFTIPLLYGKWKKTYSEIPSHRRTVFQLTFFLLLVIATVIQWSDSTLATLLGLEALAIAVWGLRFSRMHGWYFSIGLWFLSFLTAFEPYFPYLKDKKWLFLDLHFLPIAILIGSALLIIRLGKEQYKQYLEWIHIAWIFMATIGFILEWFSLATSPSLTSGPFSWVKPLHSIDHLLILSVVIVLLGVGMYRFGIRKEYIHLQSFLDKGIGLILICVLIGTPLDTTLGFMDAVLNVRTLCFVLLGLLLFWLGRSIPESSTSKPHALIQKLAPFTIVLLAFEWVTVEVIQFFDIRSINTKDMLGYSLIIAWGILSFVVMQMVKNRHLWASRLSQGILFLGIVVLVLISLRSDPLFPVLNMRTLCFVLLGFVLFWLSKSIPKSSTSQYHILIFKLAPFTIVLLAFEWVSIEVMQYFGTGSVYVEDMMGYYLVMAWGLLSFVVTWIVKDKQLWTSRLSQGILFLGVFMLIFTSLTSDPLYPVFNERSISVLLIVGILALQLRLRVKLAEKGFSKVEQYIYASTLIFLLLELVSVEVWTSSYQYPSMQQLALSIAWLLFAVVLLIIGIWKRWKKIRLAALAILGITICKIFLFDLSFLDTIYRIISFIVLGVILLATSYVYQRNKHWFI; this is encoded by the coding sequence TTGGGCTTTTTTGTGTTTCTCCTGATGATTGCACAAATTTATTTTTATTTTGAACAAAAGAAAGGAAAAGAAAAAAGCGAACAGCTAGAACAAGAATTATGGAAGTTACACAAGGAATTATGGCTTTTAAAACAAGAACAACATTCTACAGGTAAGCCAAATCCAATTCCATCAAGTAAACAGTCTAAACCAATTGCTGAAAAGGAACAAGTAGCCCCACCGGAACCAATTGTTCCCTTTCCACAACCGGTTTTCCCTACCCAGGAACGATCTATTGGGGCAGAACCTGTGCCAACTCAGCGTCCTACAGAGCAGGTAGACAGTCCATCTGTTTCAGCAAGTACTGAGGAATCAACTGTTAATACGCCTGAAGCTCCACCGGTTACTGGTGAACCTAGGAAAAGATCGTTCCTTCCAGAGTGGTGGGAGGAAGAGTGGGAGATGCTGGTTGGTGGTAAGCTACTGAACCGGATCGGAGCAATTGCGTTAGTGATCGGTATTGGATTTTTCCTGAAATATGCTTTTGATCATGACTGGATTTCGGAGCCCATTCGTTTAGTGATTGGGATGGCCGTAGGGGGAATAATGCTCTGGTTAGGTGCATACACCCGAAAAAAGGGACTTCCGATTTTTGCTCAAGGTGCAGTTGGTGTTGGGATTGCTACGATGTATTTAACGGTATATGCCGCAGATAATTTTTATGGGCTTATTTCTCCGATTGTAGCAGTTATATGGATGAGTGGAGTTACATTACTCGCATTCCAACAAGCAATTTCATATAACTCCATCGCTACTTCTTGGATTGCTTGGTTTGGAGGTGCATGGACACCGTTTCTTTTTTCAGCGGAGCCGACTAGCCCTCTAGGATTTTATCTTTATTTCACCCTATTTACTGCTACTGTACTTGCTATTCTCTCGAAAAAACCAGCTTGGGTCTCCATCTACATTGCCCATGTTCCAGTTAGCTATATAGCATATTTAGTAGTGGGGATTCAGTTCGAGGATGCCTTTGTATGGAATGCAATTGCGTTGGTAGTCCTATGGGTGTTGTTTATGATTTTTGAATACCGAAGACAAAAAGAATCAGGGAAATGGTTAGTTGGATACAGCTACTTACATCCGATATTGATGCTTTTGATTTCAATGACATTTATTTCAGAGGCAGATTCAATACTTGACAAAAGAACACAATTTGCAATCGGTACTTTTGTTGTCGGTTTCCTCTTCACCATTCCTCTTCTATACGGGAAATGGAAGAAAACTTATTCCGAAATACCGTCTCATCGTCGAACGGTGTTCCAACTTACCTTTTTCCTTCTGTTAGTCATTGCTACAGTCATCCAGTGGTCAGATAGTACATTGGCTACATTACTGGGATTAGAAGCGCTTGCGATTGCTGTTTGGGGACTCCGCTTTTCTCGTATGCACGGTTGGTATTTTAGTATCGGTTTATGGTTCCTTAGCTTTTTGACAGCCTTTGAACCATATTTCCCATATCTTAAAGATAAGAAATGGCTATTCTTGGACCTTCATTTCTTACCAATCGCGATTTTGATCGGAAGCGCTCTTTTGATCATTCGGTTAGGAAAAGAACAATATAAACAATATTTGGAATGGATTCATATTGCTTGGATTTTTATGGCGACTATTGGATTCATATTAGAGTGGTTTAGCCTTGCCACAAGTCCAAGTTTAACAAGTGGTCCATTTAGTTGGGTGAAGCCTCTACACTCTATTGATCACTTACTGATTTTGTCCGTTGTGATTGTTCTTTTAGGAGTTGGTATGTATCGTTTTGGGATCAGAAAAGAGTATATTCACTTGCAATCTTTTCTAGACAAAGGAATCGGATTGATCCTGATCTGTGTTTTGATCGGAACTCCGTTAGATACGACTCTTGGCTTTATGGATGCTGTATTAAATGTTCGAACCCTCTGTTTTGTACTATTAGGGCTTCTTCTATTCTGGTTAGGAAGATCAATTCCAGAGAGTTCTACATCAAAACCGCATGCTCTCATCCAAAAGCTAGCACCATTCACTATTGTTCTCCTGGCTTTTGAATGGGTTACGGTTGAAGTGATTCAATTCTTTGACATTCGTAGTATTAATACAAAAGATATGCTTGGCTATTCTTTGATCATCGCATGGGGAATACTCAGCTTTGTCGTTATGCAAATGGTCAAAAATAGACATCTTTGGGCATCGCGATTGTCTCAAGGAATCTTATTTTTAGGTATTGTGGTACTGGTTTTGATTTCGTTGAGAAGCGATCCTTTATTTCCAGTGCTCAATATGCGAACTCTTTGTTTTGTGCTCTTAGGGTTTGTCCTCTTTTGGTTGAGCAAATCGATTCCAAAGAGCTCGACATCGCAATATCACATTCTTATCTTTAAGCTAGCACCATTCACTATTGTTCTTTTGGCTTTTGAATGGGTTTCGATTGAAGTAATGCAATACTTTGGTACGGGAAGCGTTTATGTCGAAGATATGATGGGCTACTATTTAGTGATGGCATGGGGGTTACTCAGTTTTGTCGTCACATGGATTGTGAAAGATAAGCAACTTTGGACATCTCGATTGTCTCAAGGAATTCTTTTTCTAGGTGTTTTCATGCTTATTTTCACTTCCTTAACGAGCGATCCACTATACCCAGTATTCAATGAACGTTCTATTTCCGTTCTCTTGATCGTAGGTATTTTAGCTCTCCAACTGAGATTAAGAGTAAAGCTGGCAGAAAAGGGCTTCTCCAAAGTAGAACAGTATATCTATGCGTCGACTTTAATCTTTTTACTATTGGAGTTGGTTTCGGTAGAGGT
- a CDS encoding YitT family protein, whose amino-acid sequence MLHTTKRIIFIILGAILAALALEFFLVPNNVIDGGIVGISIIVSHLFDLPLGIFLFLLNLPFFLFGYKQIGKTFALSTLLGVTIFSLGTTYFHHFEPFTKDLLLSAVFGGMLLGVGIGLVLRYGGSLDGTEIVAIILTKKLPLSVGQIVMIANIFILGSAGFVFGWESAMYSLIAYFIAFKVIDITIEGLEETRSVWIISDQAKEIGDALMNRLGRGVTYLKGEGAYTGDDKQVIFCIATRLEEAKLKTIVEELDSEAFLAIGHIYDVRGGRFKKKDIH is encoded by the coding sequence CTGCTTCATACTACCAAAAGGATTATATTTATCATACTAGGAGCAATTTTAGCAGCACTCGCACTAGAATTTTTCCTAGTCCCAAATAACGTTATTGATGGTGGGATTGTTGGGATCTCCATTATTGTTTCTCATCTGTTCGATTTGCCACTTGGAATCTTTCTATTCCTCCTTAATCTTCCATTCTTTCTATTCGGTTATAAACAGATTGGGAAAACCTTTGCACTCTCTACCCTCCTAGGTGTTACCATTTTCTCCTTAGGGACTACATACTTTCACCACTTTGAACCTTTTACGAAAGATTTACTTCTATCTGCTGTTTTTGGCGGAATGTTACTTGGTGTAGGAATAGGGCTTGTCTTGAGGTATGGAGGCTCCCTAGATGGAACGGAAATTGTAGCCATTATTTTAACCAAAAAGTTGCCGCTCTCTGTAGGCCAAATCGTGATGATTGCAAACATTTTTATCTTAGGTAGTGCAGGATTTGTATTTGGTTGGGAAAGTGCAATGTACTCGTTGATCGCATATTTCATTGCCTTTAAGGTAATTGATATCACGATCGAAGGGTTAGAGGAGACTCGATCTGTTTGGATCATTAGCGATCAGGCAAAAGAGATTGGAGATGCCTTAATGAATCGTTTAGGTCGGGGTGTAACCTATCTCAAAGGAGAAGGGGCGTATACTGGGGACGACAAACAGGTCATTTTTTGTATTGCCACTCGGCTAGAAGAAGCAAAGCTAAAGACGATTGTAGAAGAGTTGGATTCAGAGGCATTTTTGGCAATCGGTCATATTTATGATGTTCGTGGTGGTCGATTCAAAAAGAAAGATATTCATTAA
- a CDS encoding polysaccharide deacetylase family protein codes for MNFYQVRLAGIAVIFFLLLSTTNLLFHSPEWDVPILGDLEENTACKQSVCTIPTTSSKLPTTFPIYTRDSSERKWIALTFDDGPDDRFTPKILNILRREKVQATFFVSGKQIRKNPTVLKRIAREGHLLGNHFENHQDLRKIPTEAVIQELRETDRLVYELTKKRMGLVRPPFGAMDTRIKQIAANHGTKMVFWSVDPKDWTGRTSEQIIRDIKKKTRAGDIILLHAAGGWDSLHGTVSALPEIIRYYKNKGYRFVTVDQLLQIPGYLTK; via the coding sequence ATGAATTTTTATCAGGTTCGTCTTGCGGGGATTGCAGTAATTTTTTTTCTGTTACTATCCACCACAAATTTACTGTTTCATTCTCCAGAGTGGGATGTGCCCATTTTGGGTGATCTAGAAGAGAATACCGCATGTAAACAATCTGTTTGTACCATTCCAACCACTTCATCCAAACTTCCGACTACATTCCCTATTTATACGAGAGATTCATCTGAACGGAAATGGATTGCATTGACGTTTGATGATGGCCCAGATGATCGATTTACACCTAAGATCCTAAATATTTTACGTAGAGAAAAAGTACAAGCTACCTTTTTTGTGTCAGGAAAGCAAATTCGAAAAAACCCGACTGTTTTAAAACGGATTGCACGTGAAGGACACCTCTTGGGCAATCATTTTGAGAACCACCAAGATCTACGTAAGATTCCCACGGAAGCAGTAATCCAGGAGTTACGAGAGACAGATCGCTTAGTTTATGAACTTACAAAGAAGAGGATGGGACTCGTTCGACCGCCATTTGGTGCAATGGATACTCGGATCAAACAGATCGCAGCCAATCATGGAACGAAAATGGTCTTTTGGAGTGTAGATCCAAAAGACTGGACAGGGAGAACCTCTGAACAAATTATTCGAGACATAAAGAAAAAGACTCGTGCTGGAGATATTATTTTGTTACATGCAGCAGGGGGTTGGGATAGTCTGCATGGGACGGTAAGTGCATTACCTGAGATTATTCGTTATTACAAAAATAAAGGGTATCGTTTTGTAACAGTAGATCAATTATTGCAGATTCCGGGATATCTAACCAAGTAA
- a CDS encoding tetratricopeptide repeat protein: MQSSYQPEKPIEETINELLERAKQAYQLNKYDLGLKYAYQALEIDPGFPAAHLMVGHCLWGKGEANASFEVFTKLIALHPEFPEAWLMRGNLILYEAQNPKEAILCYQKVLEFQPDHNVALFYYAEAQYSLGHLDQAEKLVRQALQANPEQEGSLRLLGKIEAKRGNHDQAKQCFLQALQHNPENLDNIFSYGRYLLVDRNLPEEAYPLLREAMRLDPNNKVVQEHFYIVLKAKKRFFRWYWSYQLWKSKLGFFGFLLFVAIFTVGHITGLFFLFIVIWIADWIFSYCIRRGWIF; encoded by the coding sequence ATGCAGAGTTCATACCAACCAGAGAAGCCTATAGAAGAGACAATTAACGAGCTTTTAGAAAGAGCAAAACAAGCATATCAATTAAACAAATATGATCTCGGCTTAAAATATGCATATCAAGCGTTAGAGATAGATCCTGGGTTTCCAGCCGCTCACCTGATGGTTGGCCACTGCCTATGGGGGAAGGGCGAAGCAAATGCGAGTTTTGAAGTTTTTACAAAGCTCATTGCACTCCATCCAGAGTTTCCAGAAGCTTGGCTCATGAGAGGGAATCTAATACTTTATGAAGCTCAAAATCCAAAGGAAGCAATCTTATGCTATCAAAAAGTATTGGAGTTTCAACCAGACCATAATGTAGCTCTCTTTTATTATGCAGAAGCCCAATATTCTTTGGGTCATCTAGATCAGGCGGAAAAATTAGTTAGACAAGCCCTTCAAGCAAATCCAGAACAGGAAGGATCATTACGTCTCTTAGGAAAGATCGAAGCGAAAAGAGGCAACCACGATCAGGCGAAACAATGCTTTCTTCAGGCGCTCCAACATAATCCAGAAAACCTCGATAATATTTTTAGCTATGGTCGTTATTTGTTAGTGGATCGGAACCTCCCAGAAGAAGCATATCCCCTGCTCAGGGAAGCTATGCGATTAGATCCTAATAATAAGGTAGTTCAAGAACATTTTTATATTGTCTTAAAAGCGAAAAAGCGATTTTTTCGCTGGTATTGGTCATATCAACTCTGGAAGTCCAAACTAGGCTTTTTTGGTTTTTTATTATTTGTCGCAATATTTACGGTTGGTCATATAACAGGGTTGTTTTTTCTCTTTATCGTAATTTGGATCGCAGATTGGATTTTCAGCTATTGTATACGACGTGGATGGATATTTTAA
- a CDS encoding polysaccharide deacetylase family protein, with amino-acid sequence MRLFIRFSIFLMMGIILITGCDQAATETPVKPVQPEKQPVVKAPEQVKPPEVLPPQPQAPNQQQPDQQPAVTQPNEEPKPQLTEEEMYQNEMKVLKEQKAIYHGSRHSKQIALTFDDGPDTNFTNQVLDILKREQVPATFFVVGKMAKHYPDVLKRIDLEGHTIGNHSYSHPQMNKISQAAAMKQLEDTNQIIFQTIGKKPTLMRPPYGAYNKTLTNKTANMGMKVIYWDVDTLDWKHRTSSQIFNTIQNQGKGGTIVLQHSSGNNGLQESVNSLTQIIQHYKALGYEFVTVDKMLDMQPYQQ; translated from the coding sequence GTGCGTTTGTTTATAAGGTTTTCAATATTCCTAATGATGGGAATTATCCTGATAACAGGGTGTGATCAGGCGGCTACTGAAACACCTGTTAAGCCAGTGCAACCAGAAAAACAACCAGTGGTAAAAGCCCCTGAGCAGGTAAAACCGCCGGAAGTGTTGCCACCACAACCTCAGGCTCCCAATCAGCAACAGCCAGATCAACAGCCTGCTGTAACACAACCAAATGAAGAACCAAAACCTCAACTCACGGAAGAAGAAATGTATCAAAATGAGATGAAGGTATTAAAAGAACAAAAAGCAATTTATCATGGTTCAAGACATTCTAAACAGATTGCCCTAACCTTTGATGACGGACCTGATACCAACTTTACGAACCAAGTGTTAGATATTTTAAAAAGAGAACAAGTCCCCGCTACCTTTTTTGTTGTAGGGAAGATGGCCAAACATTACCCTGATGTCTTAAAAAGAATTGATTTAGAGGGACATACCATAGGAAATCACTCCTACTCTCATCCGCAAATGAATAAGATTTCTCAGGCAGCGGCGATGAAGCAGTTGGAAGATACTAATCAAATTATCTTTCAAACGATTGGAAAGAAACCAACACTGATGCGTCCTCCATATGGTGCTTACAATAAAACATTAACCAATAAAACAGCAAATATGGGGATGAAGGTCATTTACTGGGATGTAGATACTCTAGATTGGAAACATCGGACTTCCAGCCAAATTTTTAACACCATCCAAAATCAAGGAAAAGGTGGAACTATTGTGCTACAGCACAGTTCAGGGAATAATGGGCTACAGGAAAGTGTAAACTCCCTAACCCAAATTATTCAACACTACAAAGCGCTAGGATATGAGTTTGTTACGGTCGACAAGATGTTAGATATGCAACCTTATCAACAATAA
- a CDS encoding class I SAM-dependent methyltransferase — protein MIQQVADKVRFFYSFVKSPKTVGSITPSSSFLTKRIFRDVNWENAQTVVELGAGTGVFTEWISQRLPAHAAAFIFERDDHMRSRLSERFQLPNLQIADDGLALQEVLCKQGLDSADYIISSLPFANFSQELRTQFLDTIQQTLRPGGLFIAYQYSRQMESQLRNVFTNVETSLVPINLPPAFVYTCKK, from the coding sequence ATGATTCAACAAGTGGCAGATAAGGTTCGCTTTTTTTACTCCTTTGTAAAATCGCCAAAGACAGTAGGAAGTATCACCCCTAGTTCTTCTTTCTTGACCAAACGGATATTTCGAGATGTAAACTGGGAGAATGCCCAGACTGTGGTTGAACTGGGGGCAGGTACGGGTGTATTTACAGAATGGATCTCGCAGCGTTTACCAGCCCATGCTGCTGCCTTCATCTTTGAACGCGATGACCATATGCGAAGTCGTTTATCGGAACGTTTCCAGTTACCCAACCTACAGATTGCAGATGATGGTTTAGCTCTTCAAGAGGTTCTTTGTAAGCAGGGATTGGATTCGGCTGACTATATTATTTCTAGCCTCCCGTTTGCTAACTTTTCGCAAGAATTGAGAACACAATTTTTGGATACGATCCAACAGACTCTGCGTCCGGGAGGACTCTTTATTGCATATCAATATTCTCGACAAATGGAATCACAACTTCGAAACGTTTTTACAAATGTAGAGACCTCATTAGTGCCGATTAACCTCCCGCCAGCATTTGTATATACATGTAAGAAATAA
- a CDS encoding metal ABC transporter solute-binding protein, Zn/Mn family → MFTNIRSLRWFGLAGLYLVLLFSIGCQKQADTFDGKYPIQITSTTGMVSDLVQNIGKEKVTVQTLMGPGVDPHLYKASHGDLDKLEKADIIFYSGLHLEGKMSEVLEKIGNQKTVVAVTSEINPKILLQTAENQIDPHLWFDVSLWIEAAKKVEKTLIAYDPKNKAFYEQNASVYLKSLQELDTYVRTQLSTIAPEQRVLVTAHDAFGYFGKAYGYEVVGLQGISTASEYGLKDVQRLVDLLSSRKIKAVFVESSVPKKSIEAVVQGAKQKGHSVVIGGELFSDALGEHGTPEGTYIGMVRHNVDTIVQALR, encoded by the coding sequence ATGTTCACTAATATCCGCTCCCTTCGTTGGTTCGGTTTGGCAGGACTATACCTTGTCCTACTTTTCTCCATAGGCTGTCAAAAACAAGCAGATACATTCGATGGAAAATATCCGATTCAGATAACTTCCACTACAGGTATGGTTTCTGATCTTGTCCAAAACATCGGTAAGGAAAAAGTAACAGTACAGACGCTGATGGGACCTGGGGTAGACCCACATCTATATAAGGCTTCGCATGGAGATCTAGATAAGTTAGAAAAGGCAGATATTATTTTTTATAGTGGTTTGCATCTAGAAGGAAAAATGTCCGAAGTATTAGAGAAGATAGGCAACCAAAAAACAGTAGTTGCAGTAACGAGTGAAATTAACCCCAAAATACTACTACAAACGGCGGAAAACCAAATCGATCCACATCTCTGGTTTGATGTCTCTCTCTGGATCGAAGCAGCAAAAAAAGTAGAGAAAACTCTGATTGCCTATGATCCTAAGAATAAGGCATTTTATGAACAAAATGCATCTGTTTATTTGAAATCTTTACAAGAGTTAGACACCTATGTACGAACTCAACTCTCGACCATTGCTCCAGAGCAACGTGTATTAGTCACAGCACATGATGCGTTTGGATACTTTGGAAAGGCGTATGGCTATGAGGTAGTTGGATTGCAGGGAATCAGTACTGCATCAGAATATGGTCTAAAAGATGTACAACGACTCGTCGATCTCCTCTCTTCTCGCAAGATCAAAGCCGTGTTTGTTGAGTCGAGTGTACCGAAAAAATCAATCGAAGCAGTCGTGCAAGGTGCCAAACAAAAAGGGCATAGTGTCGTAATCGGAGGAGAGCTCTTTTCTGATGCGCTCGGAGAACATGGAACACCAGAAGGAACTTATATTGGAATGGTACGCCACAATGTCGATACGATCGTGCAAGCATTACGTTAA
- a CDS encoding metal ABC transporter ATP-binding protein, with protein MSSNAPLSVSNLTVAYHRKPVLRDIQYTAPVGELIGIIGPNGAGKSTLLKAVLGLIPSASGKIEIFGTPYAKSRQRVGYVPQRESVDWDFPTNALDVVLMGRYGKLGWFSRPTQKDRQIALECLHKVGMEAYANRQISQLSGGQQQRVFLARALAQDADLYFMDEPFVGVDAATEKAIIRILHELRAEKKTVLVVHHDLQTVTDYFDSILLLNMRLIAAGPTSETFTYENLQKTYGGRLSILPGSPDPLVGGTPS; from the coding sequence ATGTCATCCAATGCCCCCCTTTCTGTTTCCAATCTTACTGTCGCATATCACCGTAAACCGGTTTTACGGGATATTCAATATACCGCACCTGTGGGCGAGCTGATCGGGATTATAGGTCCCAATGGAGCTGGAAAATCAACATTACTAAAAGCCGTCCTAGGTCTTATTCCCTCTGCTAGTGGGAAGATAGAGATCTTTGGGACTCCCTATGCCAAATCTCGTCAACGAGTCGGCTATGTACCACAACGCGAATCAGTAGATTGGGACTTTCCAACTAATGCCTTGGATGTCGTCCTGATGGGTAGATATGGAAAACTCGGGTGGTTTAGTCGCCCTACCCAAAAAGACCGACAGATAGCACTGGAATGTCTGCATAAAGTAGGAATGGAAGCCTATGCAAATCGCCAAATCAGTCAGCTATCTGGCGGGCAACAACAGCGAGTTTTTCTCGCAAGAGCTCTCGCCCAAGATGCAGATCTCTATTTTATGGATGAACCCTTTGTCGGGGTGGACGCAGCAACAGAGAAGGCAATCATCCGCATCCTACACGAATTGCGTGCGGAGAAAAAAACAGTATTAGTCGTTCATCATGATCTCCAGACTGTTACGGATTATTTTGACTCCATTTTGTTACTAAATATGAGATTAATCGCAGCAGGACCGACTTCTGAGACGTTTACCTATGAGAACCTGCAAAAAACCTATGGTGGGAGACTCTCTATACTGCCTGGTTCTCCTGATCCTCTCGTGGGAGGCACACCATCATGA
- a CDS encoding metal ABC transporter permease: MIWDQLTSILEDPNAFWVLCGTVLLGLASGVLGSFAFLRKQGLMGDVLSHATLPGICIAFWITGSKNPLLFLIGATFTGILASIVIQLVTRYSRIKEDTALGLVLSVFFGIGIVFLTQIQHSANGNQSGLDKFLFGQSASLVSTDVWIMGGVALLLVFLSSLFYKELKLLAFDANFGNSIGFPMRWLDFFLMLLLTIAVVIGLQAAGVILMASLLITPAAAARYWTDKLGWMILLSALMGALSGALGTIISSLAYHLSTGPIIVISATILFLISLIFAPKRGLISRYWRFIRMKKRLTEESLLLFYYEIASFHDGSIPTKELHSHASNLSQRELLQITQNLVKSGDLIKTSEESFQFTEKGWKRAYDTLLFQRMIEIWLMFEQQIESDLHAGQIDELVDIPDELKSQLRTLLQNQDLLPTWINLPHLQEKGRAAS; the protein is encoded by the coding sequence ATGATCTGGGATCAACTAACCTCCATTCTAGAAGATCCCAATGCTTTCTGGGTCTTGTGCGGAACGGTACTTCTAGGACTAGCTTCTGGTGTATTAGGTTCTTTTGCCTTTTTACGTAAACAAGGTTTGATGGGCGATGTTCTATCCCACGCTACCCTACCTGGAATCTGTATCGCCTTCTGGATCACTGGTTCCAAGAATCCACTTCTATTCCTAATAGGAGCAACGTTTACCGGTATTCTAGCATCTATCGTCATTCAACTCGTTACTCGTTACTCAAGGATCAAAGAGGATACCGCACTTGGTTTGGTACTCTCCGTCTTCTTTGGAATCGGGATCGTCTTCCTAACGCAAATTCAACATAGCGCCAATGGTAATCAGAGTGGTTTAGATAAGTTCCTCTTTGGCCAATCTGCCTCTCTCGTTTCCACGGATGTCTGGATCATGGGTGGGGTAGCACTCCTGCTAGTATTTCTGTCTAGCTTGTTCTACAAAGAATTAAAACTATTAGCTTTTGATGCTAACTTTGGTAATAGTATCGGTTTTCCAATGCGTTGGCTCGACTTCTTCTTGATGCTCTTACTTACGATTGCGGTGGTCATCGGACTCCAAGCAGCGGGAGTTATCTTGATGGCTAGTCTACTGATTACCCCTGCTGCTGCAGCTAGATATTGGACAGACAAACTAGGTTGGATGATCCTACTCTCTGCTCTAATGGGGGCACTCTCTGGAGCACTCGGGACAATCATCAGTTCACTAGCTTATCATCTCTCTACTGGTCCTATTATCGTCATCTCGGCTACCATCCTATTTTTGATCTCGCTCATTTTTGCTCCTAAGCGTGGATTAATATCTCGATATTGGCGATTTATCCGGATGAAAAAACGCCTAACGGAGGAGAGCCTATTACTCTTCTATTATGAAATAGCATCGTTTCATGATGGATCGATCCCTACTAAAGAGCTACACTCCCACGCTTCAAATCTAAGTCAACGAGAGCTGCTTCAGATTACCCAAAACCTAGTTAAATCAGGAGACTTGATAAAAACATCTGAAGAGAGTTTTCAATTCACGGAAAAAGGATGGAAGCGAGCATATGACACTCTCTTATTTCAACGCATGATTGAGATTTGGCTTATGTTCGAACAGCAGATTGAATCAGATCTCCATGCAGGACAAATCGATGAATTGGTTGATATACCTGATGAGCTAAAATCCCAATTACGAACTCTGTTACAAAATCAAGATCTACTTCCTACTTGGATCAATCTTCCCCATCTTCAGGAAAAAGGGAGGGCTGCTTCATGA